In Nonomuraea sp. NBC_00507, the following are encoded in one genomic region:
- the ald gene encoding alanine dehydrogenase, whose translation MKIGVPAEVKNHEYRVAATPAGVHELVRNGHEVLVQRGAGLGSHITDEEYLAAGAKILDGADAVWGEADMVLKVKEPIAEEYHRLREGLVLFTYLHLAASRACTDALLSAKTTGIAYETVQVGNALPLLAPMSEVAGRLAPQVGAYNLMRFNGGRGILPGGVPGVAPARVVVIGGGVSGLNAAQIAVGMGAEVTVLDTNIDRLRSIDAIYQGRLKTLVSTRYAIEQEVLQADLVIGAVLIPGAKAPTLVSNDLVARMKPGSVLVDIAIDQGGCFEDSRPTTHAEPTYKVHESVFYCVANMPGSVANTSTYALTNATLPYAVKLANQGWRDAVKADTALAGGLNTHAGLLTNQPVAEALGLPFTPVAEVV comes from the coding sequence ATGAAGATCGGCGTCCCTGCCGAGGTCAAGAACCATGAGTACCGCGTCGCCGCCACGCCCGCGGGCGTTCACGAACTGGTGCGCAACGGCCACGAGGTCCTCGTTCAGCGGGGCGCGGGCCTGGGCTCGCACATCACGGACGAGGAATACCTCGCCGCGGGCGCGAAGATCCTCGACGGCGCCGACGCCGTGTGGGGCGAGGCGGACATGGTGCTCAAGGTCAAGGAGCCGATCGCCGAGGAGTACCACCGGTTGCGTGAGGGGCTGGTGCTGTTCACCTATCTGCACCTGGCCGCCTCCCGCGCCTGCACGGATGCGCTGCTGAGCGCGAAGACGACCGGCATCGCGTACGAGACCGTCCAGGTCGGCAACGCGCTGCCGCTGCTCGCCCCGATGTCCGAGGTCGCCGGCCGCCTGGCGCCGCAGGTGGGGGCGTACAACCTGATGCGCTTCAACGGCGGTCGCGGCATCCTGCCGGGCGGCGTGCCGGGCGTGGCCCCGGCGAGGGTGGTCGTGATCGGCGGCGGGGTCTCCGGGCTGAACGCGGCGCAGATCGCCGTCGGCATGGGCGCCGAGGTCACCGTCCTCGACACCAACATCGACCGCCTGCGTTCCATCGACGCCATCTACCAGGGCCGGCTCAAGACCCTGGTCTCCACGCGCTATGCGATCGAGCAGGAGGTCCTGCAGGCCGACCTGGTCATCGGCGCGGTGCTGATCCCCGGCGCGAAGGCCCCGACGCTGGTCTCCAACGACCTGGTCGCGCGGATGAAGCCGGGCTCGGTGCTCGTCGACATCGCCATCGACCAGGGCGGCTGCTTCGAGGACTCGCGCCCGACCACGCACGCCGAGCCGACGTACAAGGTGCACGAGTCGGTCTTCTACTGCGTGGCCAACATGCCGGGATCGGTGGCCAACACCTCCACGTACGCCCTGACCAACGCGACCCTCCCGTACGCGGTCAAGCTGGCCAACCAGGGCTGGCGCGACGCGGTCAAGGCCGACACCGCCCTCGCGGGCGGCCTCAACACGCACGCCGGCCTGCTGACGAACCAGCCGGTCGCCGAGGCGCTCGGCCTGCCCTTCACCCCGGTCGCCGAGGTCGTCTAG
- a CDS encoding cysteine dioxygenase family protein, giving the protein MPTITLARPGLEPLVTGISDIVARRLGPRRTAYTVSDLLRDRLPRLDILTPQEREGSPDGYVSRPLHAQEDFSIVSVVWRPGQETVIHDHVAWCTFGIISGIEHETLYRDMGDHLLEIGRADNRPGEVSGFAPPGDIHKVRNTSGEVGVSIHVYGADVSRLGSSVRRVYDLPIR; this is encoded by the coding sequence ATGCCCACCATCACTCTGGCCAGACCGGGCCTCGAGCCGCTCGTGACCGGCATCTCTGACATCGTGGCCCGGCGGCTCGGTCCCCGCCGCACCGCGTACACCGTCTCCGACCTGCTCCGCGACCGCCTGCCCCGCCTCGACATCCTCACGCCGCAGGAGCGCGAAGGCTCGCCCGACGGGTACGTCTCCCGCCCGCTCCACGCCCAGGAGGACTTCTCCATCGTGTCGGTGGTGTGGCGCCCCGGCCAGGAGACGGTGATCCACGACCACGTGGCGTGGTGCACGTTCGGCATCATCAGCGGCATCGAGCACGAGACCCTCTACCGGGACATGGGCGACCATCTGCTGGAGATCGGCCGCGCCGACAACCGGCCTGGGGAGGTCAGCGGGTTCGCCCCGCCCGGGGACATCCACAAGGTCCGCAACACCAGCGGTGAGGTGGGAGTGTCCATCCACGTGTACGGGGCCGACGTGAGCCGGCTCGGCAGCAGCGTCCGCCGCGTCTACGACCTGCCGATCAGGTAA
- a CDS encoding dipeptidase, whose protein sequence is MTPDQIESAVAASMPQAVEELKRLAAIPSVAFPGHPQEPVLAAAAVTEELLRSVGLPHVQQVAVEGSFPAIYGEAPAPPGTPTVLLYAHYDVQPAGDPAAWRTPPFEPTLIDGRLYGRGCADDKSGIISHVTALRVFQGRFPVGIKVIIEGQEEYAGERLEAFAERNPDLLRADAIVVADTGNPRVGDPAVTTSLRGMAAFTIEVRTLREAVHSGSFGGAAPDALAALMRMLTALHDDNGDIRVPGLPRGSFLGQGPSEEEFRKTAGVVDGVSLVGSGSLADRLWSSYAITVTGLDVPTVSGAVNAVQPVARARVTVRVPPAGDPKTTVNAVVEFLRQVAPWGVQVAFGDFTVGSGFQADSGGKARSALNRAMERAFGRPPRDVGAGGSIPLVNTLLRQFPAAEILLFGAEDEDAAIHAPNERVDLEELRKVATTEALFLQELSLPSLGI, encoded by the coding sequence GTGACTCCTGATCAGATTGAGAGCGCCGTCGCCGCCTCGATGCCCCAGGCCGTCGAGGAGCTCAAGCGGCTGGCCGCCATCCCCTCCGTGGCCTTCCCCGGGCACCCGCAAGAGCCCGTTCTCGCCGCCGCCGCGGTGACCGAGGAGCTTCTGCGTTCCGTCGGCCTGCCGCACGTCCAGCAGGTGGCCGTCGAGGGCAGCTTCCCCGCGATCTACGGCGAGGCGCCCGCGCCTCCCGGCACGCCGACGGTCCTGCTGTACGCGCACTACGACGTGCAGCCCGCCGGCGACCCGGCCGCCTGGCGCACGCCGCCCTTCGAGCCGACCCTGATCGACGGCCGCCTCTACGGCCGCGGCTGCGCGGACGACAAGTCGGGCATCATTTCCCACGTCACCGCCCTGCGTGTTTTCCAGGGCCGGTTCCCCGTGGGCATCAAGGTCATCATCGAGGGCCAGGAGGAGTACGCGGGCGAGCGTCTGGAGGCGTTCGCCGAGCGCAACCCCGACCTGCTGCGGGCCGACGCCATCGTGGTGGCCGACACCGGCAACCCGCGCGTCGGCGACCCGGCCGTCACCACCTCGCTCCGCGGCATGGCCGCGTTCACCATCGAGGTCCGCACCCTGAGGGAGGCCGTGCACAGCGGCTCCTTCGGCGGCGCCGCTCCTGACGCGCTGGCCGCACTGATGCGCATGCTGACCGCGCTGCACGACGACAACGGCGACATCCGCGTGCCCGGGCTGCCGCGTGGGTCCTTCCTCGGGCAGGGGCCGTCGGAGGAGGAGTTCAGGAAGACGGCGGGCGTTGTGGACGGCGTGTCGCTGGTGGGCTCGGGGTCGCTGGCGGACCGGCTCTGGTCCTCCTACGCGATCACCGTCACCGGCCTGGACGTGCCGACGGTGTCCGGCGCCGTGAACGCCGTGCAGCCGGTCGCGCGCGCCCGCGTCACGGTGCGCGTGCCCCCGGCCGGAGACCCGAAGACGACCGTGAACGCGGTGGTGGAGTTCCTGCGCCAGGTGGCCCCGTGGGGTGTGCAGGTGGCGTTCGGCGACTTCACGGTGGGCTCGGGCTTCCAGGCCGACTCGGGCGGCAAGGCCCGTTCGGCCCTGAACCGGGCGATGGAGCGCGCCTTCGGCCGGCCGCCGCGCGACGTGGGCGCGGGCGGCTCGATCCCGCTGGTCAACACGCTGCTGCGGCAGTTCCCCGCGGCGGAGATCCTGCTGTTCGGGGCCGAGGACGAGGACGCGGCCATCCACGCGCCGAACGAGCGGGTGGACCTGGAGGAGCTCCGCAAGGTGGCCACGACGGAGGCCCTGTTCCTCCAGGAACTCAGCCTGCCCTCGCTGGGCATCTAA
- a CDS encoding class I SAM-dependent methyltransferase family protein: protein MDWQEWHDEYDRPDSRLSQRLRVVQGRLRQALDAAAPGPVKVISLCAGQGRDLLPVLADHPRRGDVRARLVELDPGNTAAARSAAEAAGLDQVDVVTGDATLTDQYHGMAPADIVMLCGIFGNIAEDDIKRAVGFSPQLCAGGGVVIWTRHRRAPDLVPVICAWFEELGYEREWVSDPGADFGVVVHRFTGPSRPLAVGEQMFRFASR, encoded by the coding sequence ATGGACTGGCAGGAATGGCATGACGAATACGATCGCCCGGACTCACGCCTATCCCAGCGGCTGCGGGTCGTCCAGGGCCGTCTCCGGCAGGCGCTGGATGCCGCTGCGCCGGGGCCGGTGAAGGTGATCAGCCTGTGCGCGGGGCAGGGCCGCGATCTCCTGCCCGTGCTGGCCGACCATCCACGCCGTGGTGACGTGCGAGCGCGTCTTGTGGAGCTGGATCCGGGTAACACCGCGGCCGCGCGATCCGCAGCCGAGGCCGCCGGGCTGGATCAGGTCGACGTGGTGACGGGCGACGCGACGCTCACCGACCAGTATCACGGCATGGCGCCGGCCGACATCGTGATGTTGTGCGGGATCTTCGGCAACATCGCCGAAGACGACATCAAGCGCGCCGTCGGGTTCTCCCCGCAGCTGTGCGCCGGCGGCGGCGTGGTGATCTGGACCCGCCATCGCCGTGCGCCTGACCTCGTTCCGGTGATCTGTGCCTGGTTCGAAGAGCTCGGTTACGAGCGGGAATGGGTGTCGGATCCCGGCGCGGACTTCGGTGTGGTCGTCCATCGTTTCACCGGCCCGTCCCGGCCTCTGGCGGTCGGTGAGCAGATGTTCCGCTTCGCCAGTCGATAA
- a CDS encoding LysE family translocator gives MPDISTLALFSVVTLGLLVVPGPAVLYIVTRSVSQGRAAGMISVLGVHAGSVVHVAAAALGISALLAASATAFTVVKYVGVAYLVWLGVRKLVRRSEGEQAIELRVQSKQRLFWEGFVVNVLNPKTAIFFLAFLPQFVKPDAGPVGPQMLLLGLLWIVLGMASDGTYAMLASALADRVRRSARARRRLDVGSGLVYLGLAAWLTTEKA, from the coding sequence ATGCCGGATATTTCGACACTCGCCCTCTTCAGTGTGGTCACGCTCGGCCTGCTCGTGGTGCCCGGGCCGGCGGTCCTGTACATCGTCACCCGGAGCGTCTCCCAAGGCCGCGCGGCAGGCATGATCTCCGTGCTGGGCGTGCACGCGGGCTCGGTCGTGCACGTGGCCGCGGCGGCGCTGGGCATCAGCGCGCTGCTGGCCGCCTCCGCCACGGCGTTCACCGTGGTCAAGTACGTCGGCGTCGCCTACCTGGTCTGGCTCGGCGTACGCAAGCTGGTGCGGCGGTCCGAGGGTGAGCAGGCGATCGAGCTGCGGGTGCAGTCGAAGCAGCGGCTGTTCTGGGAGGGGTTCGTGGTGAACGTGCTCAACCCCAAGACGGCGATCTTCTTCCTGGCGTTCCTGCCGCAGTTCGTCAAGCCGGACGCCGGCCCGGTCGGGCCGCAGATGCTGCTGCTCGGGCTGCTGTGGATCGTGCTCGGCATGGCCTCCGACGGCACGTACGCGATGCTCGCCTCGGCGCTCGCCGATAGGGTACGCCGCTCGGCCCGCGCACGCCGGCGGCTCGATGTGGGCAGCGGGCTCGTGTACCTCGGGCTGGCGGCCTGGCTCACCACCGAGAAGGCGTGA
- a CDS encoding LysR family transcriptional regulator, with the protein MLDVVRLRVLLAVARKGSLTAAAKELHYSQPSVSHHLARLEAETGARLIQRAGRGIRLTDAGRLLAERAAEIIGRLDATAEELAAHVGMRAGRVRLAAFPSALGTFVPKAATVLGEAHPGLRLHLTETEPPEALRLLRAGRVDVAVVFRYDDTAPEDSGITMIHLLDDPSYLVSRAPTDGELAGHAEASWIAGCDRCRSHLLDICEKAGFEPRISFTSDDIVAVQALVAAGLGLTMLPGLALRAHRHPDVEVAEVPGSTRHVYAAVYGDPPHPPATGALLEALREALKERL; encoded by the coding sequence ATGCTGGATGTCGTCCGTCTCCGTGTCCTCCTCGCGGTCGCCCGCAAGGGCTCGCTGACCGCGGCCGCCAAGGAGCTGCACTACTCGCAGCCGTCCGTCAGCCACCACCTCGCCCGGCTGGAGGCCGAGACCGGCGCCCGGCTCATCCAGCGAGCGGGCCGCGGCATCAGGCTCACGGACGCGGGCAGGCTGCTCGCCGAGCGGGCCGCGGAGATCATCGGCCGGCTCGACGCCACCGCCGAGGAGCTGGCCGCACACGTGGGGATGCGGGCCGGCCGCGTGCGGCTGGCCGCCTTCCCCTCCGCGCTCGGCACCTTCGTCCCGAAGGCGGCGACGGTGCTGGGCGAGGCGCATCCCGGCCTGCGCCTGCACCTCACCGAGACCGAGCCCCCGGAGGCGCTCAGGCTGCTGCGGGCGGGGCGGGTGGACGTGGCGGTGGTGTTCAGGTACGACGACACCGCGCCCGAGGACAGCGGCATCACCATGATCCATCTCCTCGACGACCCCAGCTACCTGGTGTCCCGCGCGCCCACGGACGGAGAGCTGGCCGGGCACGCCGAGGCGTCCTGGATCGCGGGCTGCGACCGGTGCCGCAGCCACCTGCTGGACATCTGCGAGAAGGCGGGGTTCGAGCCGCGGATCTCGTTCACCAGCGACGACATCGTGGCCGTGCAGGCGCTGGTGGCGGCGGGGCTCGGGCTGACGATGCTGCCGGGACTGGCGTTGCGCGCCCACCGGCATCCCGACGTGGAGGTGGCGGAGGTGCCGGGCTCGACCAGGCACGTGTACGCCGCCGTCTACGGCGACCCGCCCCACCCACCGGCCACCGGTGCGCTGCTGGAGGCCCTGCGGGAGGCGCTGAAAGAAAGGCTTTGA
- a CDS encoding aspartate aminotransferase family protein gives MTQPEHDVLKAAQDHLWLHFTRHSAYEQSEIPTIVRGEGSYVYDIHGKRYLDGLAGLFVVQVGHGRHELAEAAAKQAQELAFFPLWSYAHPKAAELAQRLAALAPGDLNRVFFTTGGGEAVETAWKLAKQYYKLIGKPLKHKVISRQIAYHGTPQGALSITGIPAFKQMFEPLVPGSVRVPNTNHYRADEITGVKGMTPEEYGIWAADRVARAIEMEGPDTVAAVFAEPVQNAGGCFPPPPGYWQRLREICDEYDVLLVSDEVICAFGRLGTMFGGQKFDYVPDIITCAKGMTSGYSPIGAMIAHDRLFEPFKNGDEMFAHGYTFGGHPVSAAVALANLDIFEREDLLGHVTRNEPLFKQTLDDLSDLPIVGDVRGAGYFWGIELVKDKATKETFTADESERLLRGFLSKALFDAGLYCRADDRGDPVIQLAPPLVAGPEEFKEIGSVLRSVLTEAWARL, from the coding sequence ATGACGCAGCCGGAACACGATGTCCTGAAGGCCGCGCAAGACCACCTGTGGTTGCACTTCACCAGGCACAGCGCCTATGAGCAGTCCGAGATCCCCACCATCGTGCGCGGTGAGGGGTCGTACGTCTACGACATCCACGGCAAGCGCTACCTCGACGGCCTGGCCGGGCTCTTCGTGGTCCAGGTCGGCCACGGACGCCATGAGCTGGCCGAGGCCGCCGCCAAGCAGGCCCAGGAGCTCGCGTTCTTTCCGCTGTGGTCCTACGCCCACCCCAAGGCCGCCGAGCTGGCCCAGCGCCTGGCCGCCCTCGCTCCCGGCGATCTGAACCGCGTCTTCTTCACCACCGGCGGCGGCGAGGCCGTCGAGACCGCGTGGAAGCTGGCCAAGCAGTATTACAAGCTGATCGGCAAGCCGCTCAAGCACAAGGTCATCAGCCGCCAGATCGCCTACCACGGCACCCCGCAGGGCGCGCTGTCGATCACCGGCATCCCGGCGTTCAAGCAGATGTTCGAGCCCCTCGTGCCCGGGTCCGTGCGCGTGCCCAACACCAACCACTACCGTGCCGACGAGATCACCGGCGTCAAGGGCATGACGCCCGAGGAGTACGGCATCTGGGCCGCCGACCGCGTGGCCCGCGCCATCGAGATGGAGGGCCCCGACACGGTGGCCGCCGTCTTCGCCGAGCCCGTGCAGAACGCCGGCGGCTGCTTCCCGCCGCCCCCCGGCTACTGGCAGCGCCTGCGCGAGATCTGCGACGAGTACGACGTGCTGCTGGTCTCAGACGAGGTCATCTGCGCCTTCGGCCGGCTGGGCACCATGTTCGGCGGCCAGAAGTTCGACTACGTGCCGGACATCATCACCTGCGCCAAGGGCATGACCAGCGGCTACTCGCCCATCGGCGCCATGATCGCGCACGATCGGCTGTTCGAGCCGTTCAAGAACGGCGACGAAATGTTCGCGCACGGCTACACCTTCGGCGGGCACCCCGTGTCCGCGGCCGTGGCCCTGGCCAACCTCGACATCTTCGAGCGCGAGGACCTGCTCGGGCACGTGACGAGGAACGAGCCCCTGTTCAAGCAGACCCTCGACGATCTGAGCGACCTGCCGATCGTCGGCGACGTGCGCGGCGCCGGTTACTTCTGGGGCATCGAGCTGGTCAAGGACAAGGCCACCAAGGAGACGTTCACCGCGGACGAGTCGGAGCGGCTCCTGCGCGGCTTCCTGTCGAAGGCCCTCTTCGACGCCGGGCTCTACTGCCGCGCCGACGACCGCGGTGACCCCGTCATCCAGCTCGCACCCCCGCTGGTCGCCGGCCCCGAGGAATTCAAGGAGATCGGCTCGGTCCTCCGCAGCGTGCTGACCGAGGCCTGGGCCCGGCTCTGA
- a CDS encoding helix-turn-helix domain-containing protein, which translates to MRMKLYRALNVAGTATASQLADQVDEAVSLISYHLRKLAAHGLIEEAQAGSGDARERWWRPAAAGLSTRDEDFRDAPERAAAHSAVSRMHARQQHELYESYLDTQPTWDDAWRNAAFSAEYLMLLTPDELSRLGEELNELAAKWRAHGVAAREAGDTEGRENVAVHLYGFPFRSWSPGGKES; encoded by the coding sequence CTGCGCATGAAGCTTTACCGCGCCCTCAATGTGGCGGGCACGGCGACGGCCTCGCAACTCGCCGACCAAGTGGACGAGGCTGTCTCCCTGATCAGCTACCACCTGCGCAAGCTGGCCGCCCACGGCCTCATCGAGGAGGCGCAGGCGGGCAGCGGGGACGCCCGGGAGCGGTGGTGGCGGCCGGCCGCCGCCGGCCTCTCCACCAGGGACGAGGACTTCCGCGACGCCCCGGAGCGAGCCGCCGCCCATTCCGCCGTGAGTCGTATGCATGCCCGCCAGCAGCACGAGCTGTACGAGAGCTATCTCGACACCCAGCCGACGTGGGACGACGCCTGGCGCAACGCGGCGTTCAGCGCCGAATACCTGATGTTGCTCACGCCCGACGAGCTGAGCCGCCTCGGCGAAGAGCTCAACGAACTGGCCGCGAAGTGGCGGGCGCACGGCGTGGCGGCTCGCGAGGCAGGCGACACGGAAGGCCGCGAGAACGTCGCCGTCCACCTGTACGGCTTCCCGTTCCGATCGTGGAGCCCCGGCGGTAAGGAGAGCTGA
- a CDS encoding alpha/beta fold hydrolase: MATFALIHGGGGSAWEWHLVAEELRGRGHEVVAVDLPIEDESAGLWDYADAVVDAVGERRDLVVVAHSWGGFVGPLVCARLAADLLVLVTAMIPVPGEPPSDWWGNTGFGHKDISDPIGLFLHDVPRELAEEAVRREREHVGMAYGEPWPLEAWPDVPTRFLLCRDDRFFTPEFMRGVVRDRLGITPDEIDGGHAPMLARPKALADYLIGRS, from the coding sequence ATGGCGACGTTCGCGCTGATTCACGGTGGCGGCGGGTCCGCCTGGGAATGGCATCTGGTGGCGGAGGAGCTACGCGGCCGGGGACACGAGGTCGTGGCGGTGGACCTGCCGATCGAGGACGAGTCCGCCGGGCTGTGGGACTATGCCGACGCCGTGGTGGACGCTGTCGGGGAGCGGCGAGACCTGGTCGTGGTGGCACATTCGTGGGGCGGGTTCGTCGGCCCGCTCGTCTGCGCCCGCCTGGCCGCCGACCTCCTGGTACTGGTCACGGCCATGATCCCGGTGCCGGGCGAACCGCCGAGCGACTGGTGGGGCAACACCGGATTCGGACACAAGGACATCAGCGACCCGATCGGGTTGTTCCTGCACGACGTGCCCCGGGAGCTGGCGGAGGAAGCGGTCAGGAGAGAGCGCGAACACGTGGGCATGGCGTACGGGGAGCCGTGGCCGCTGGAGGCGTGGCCGGACGTGCCCACCAGGTTCCTGTTGTGCCGCGACGATCGGTTCTTCACGCCTGAATTCATGCGCGGTGTCGTCCGCGACCGGCTCGGCATCACGCCGGACGAGATCGACGGCGGGCACGCCCCCATGCTGGCGCGTCCCAAGGCGCTGGCCGATTACCTGATCGGCAGGTCGTAG
- a CDS encoding NUDIX domain-containing protein produces the protein MLRLLTRVWRSLGGRLQWRLVWLKHATFMVGVTGVVRDDEGQVLVLKHRLWPEGRQWGFPTGYAKRSETFERTVEREVFEETGLTVKAGRLIRLKSGFALRVEVAYEAVLTGGTLKLDPLEILEAKWCRPDQLPEGTQGSHRQLLELCSHL, from the coding sequence GTGCTACGGCTGCTCACCCGGGTGTGGCGGTCTCTGGGCGGCCGCCTGCAATGGCGGCTGGTGTGGCTGAAGCACGCCACGTTCATGGTCGGTGTCACGGGGGTCGTACGGGACGACGAAGGGCAGGTGCTGGTGCTCAAGCACCGGCTCTGGCCGGAGGGCCGCCAGTGGGGGTTCCCCACCGGGTACGCGAAGCGGTCGGAGACGTTCGAGCGCACCGTCGAACGGGAGGTCTTCGAGGAGACCGGACTCACCGTGAAGGCAGGCCGGCTCATCCGGCTGAAGAGCGGCTTCGCGCTGCGGGTGGAGGTGGCCTACGAGGCCGTGCTGACGGGCGGCACGCTCAAGCTCGACCCGCTGGAGATCCTTGAAGCGAAGTGGTGCCGGCCCGATCAGCTGCCGGAGGGAACACAGGGCTCCCACCGGCAGCTTCTCGAGCTCTGCTCACACCTTTGA
- a CDS encoding pyridoxamine 5'-phosphate oxidase family protein: MEPTTKLDARFSDPNATATSWVQARDQLERAETYWLTTVRADGRPHVTTLLAVWQDDAIYFCTGAEEQKARNLESNRNCALTTGASALHEGLDLVVEGAAERVTDPGKLKVLATAWEAKYGSAWHFDVGDGVFTHPQGGEALVFEVRPAKVLGFRKGEYSQTSWRFPR; this comes from the coding sequence ATGGAACCGACCACGAAACTGGATGCCCGTTTCAGCGACCCGAACGCCACCGCGACCTCCTGGGTTCAGGCCCGCGACCAGCTGGAACGTGCGGAAACGTACTGGCTGACCACCGTGCGCGCCGACGGCCGCCCGCACGTCACCACGCTGCTGGCCGTCTGGCAGGACGACGCGATCTACTTCTGCACCGGCGCCGAGGAGCAGAAGGCCAGAAACCTGGAGTCCAACCGCAACTGCGCGCTCACGACCGGCGCGAGCGCCCTGCACGAAGGGCTCGACCTGGTGGTCGAGGGCGCCGCCGAGCGCGTCACCGACCCGGGCAAGCTCAAGGTCCTCGCCACCGCCTGGGAGGCGAAGTACGGCAGCGCGTGGCACTTCGACGTGGGGGACGGCGTGTTCACCCACCCGCAGGGCGGGGAAGCGCTGGTGTTCGAAGTGCGGCCGGCCAAGGTGCTGGGCTTCCGCAAGGGCGAATACAGCCAGACCAGCTGGCGCTTCCCGAGATAG